The Candidatus Sphingomonas colombiensis genome contains the following window.
TCCTCCTCCGGCGCGCGCGGGCTGCGCGTGCGGTTGGCGGCCTCTTCGGGATCTTCGTAACCGATCGCCACGCCGCAGAACAACATGCGTTCCGACGGGGTGCCGAGGAAACCCTCCACCGTCTGCGGATAGACCGCCCAGCATTCCTGCGGGCACGTCGCCAGCCCCGCCTCCACCGCGAGCAGCATCAGATTCTGGAGGTACATCCCCAGATCCGCCCATTGCGGCGCCCCCATCCGGCGATCGACCGTAACGAAATAGGCCGCTGGCGCGCCGAAAAACTGAAAATTGCGCGCGAACCACATCGCCCGTGCGCGACGATCCTCGCGCGGAATGCCCAGATGCCCGTAAAGCATCTCACCGATCGCGAACGTGCGCTCTTTCGCGAGCGGCGGCATTT
Protein-coding sequences here:
- a CDS encoding nitroreductase: MDVSTAIRERRSVRGFLDRAVDPALLRELALTSARAATGGNLQPWHVDIVHGESMARLKEIMHGKIERRESETPGYDIYPREMPPLAKERTFAIGEMLYGHLGIPREDRRARAMWFARNFQFFGAPAAYFVTVDRRMGAPQWADLGMYLQNLMLLAVEAGLATCPQECWAVYPQTVEGFLGTPSERMLFCGVAIGYEDPEEAANRTRSPRAPEEEWLTELG